The following proteins are encoded in a genomic region of Nocardioides renjunii:
- a CDS encoding LysR family transcriptional regulator ArgP, whose protein sequence is MRDITQLDPVALRTLAVAVRLGTFEAAARELHVTPSAVSQRIKALETRIGRVLLHRVKPLEPTEAGLVLVRLATQTEILEREAVAELVEEADEDGTTYTSLPIAVNADALYGWFVDALAEVQSRHRVVFEVIREDHTRTAERLRRGEVVAAITGEPKPVPGCRVVRLGRLRYAAVATREFHATHFADGVGSASLGEAPIVAFDRNDSLQHDYIRRVTRRHLAPPVTYLPSVREFDRAIRVGMGWGLLPESDVAHELDRGDMVELVPGRRPEVALFWQHWRLGSSLVSELTDAVVGAARGWMAS, encoded by the coding sequence ATGAGAGACATCACCCAGCTCGACCCCGTGGCCCTGCGCACACTGGCCGTCGCGGTGCGGCTCGGCACCTTCGAGGCGGCGGCCCGTGAGCTCCACGTGACGCCGTCGGCGGTGAGCCAGCGCATCAAGGCTCTCGAGACCCGCATCGGCCGGGTGCTGCTGCACCGTGTGAAGCCGCTGGAGCCGACGGAGGCCGGCCTGGTGCTGGTGCGGCTCGCCACCCAGACGGAGATCCTCGAGCGCGAGGCGGTGGCCGAGCTGGTGGAGGAGGCCGACGAGGACGGGACGACGTACACCTCCCTGCCGATCGCGGTGAACGCCGACGCGCTCTACGGCTGGTTCGTCGACGCGCTGGCCGAGGTGCAGTCGCGGCACCGGGTGGTGTTCGAGGTGATCCGCGAGGACCACACCCGGACCGCCGAGCGGCTGCGACGCGGCGAGGTGGTCGCGGCCATCACCGGGGAGCCCAAGCCGGTCCCGGGCTGCCGGGTGGTCCGCCTGGGCCGGCTGAGGTACGCCGCCGTCGCGACGCGCGAGTTCCACGCCACCCACTTCGCCGACGGCGTGGGGTCGGCCTCGCTGGGGGAGGCGCCGATCGTCGCGTTCGACCGCAACGACTCGCTCCAGCACGACTACATCCGCCGGGTCACCCGCCGCCACCTCGCACCACCGGTGACCTACCTGCCGTCCGTGCGGGAGTTCGATCGCGCCATCCGGGTCGGCATGGGGTGGGGCCTGCTGCCGGAGTCCGACGTCGCTCACGAGCTCGACCGCGGCGACATGGTGGAGCTCGTCCCGGGCCGGCGGCCCGAGGTGGCCCTGTTCTGGCAGCACTGGCGGCTCGGGTCGTCGCTCGTGTCGGAGCTGACCGACGCGGTCGTGGGGGCGGCGCGCGGCTGGATGGCGTCCTGA
- a CDS encoding LysE/ArgO family amino acid transporter, with the protein MIQVVLTGLLTGLALIVAVGAQNAFLLRQGIRGEHVLPIVLTCLVSDVVAITAGVAGLGVVLERWPAVLPVAQILGGVYLIAFGVHAAMRAWRPGTLDAGEGTALTPGRAVLLTLALTWLNPHFYLDAVLMLGTVANSFGTDRWWFLAGTLIASLLWFFGLGYGARLLRGLFARPTAWRVLDSGIAVVMGALGIGLLAH; encoded by the coding sequence ATGATCCAGGTCGTCCTCACCGGTCTCCTCACCGGACTCGCACTCATCGTCGCCGTCGGCGCGCAGAACGCCTTCCTCCTCCGGCAGGGCATCCGTGGCGAGCACGTGCTGCCCATCGTGCTGACCTGCCTGGTCTCCGACGTCGTGGCGATCACCGCCGGGGTCGCCGGACTCGGCGTCGTGCTCGAGCGATGGCCCGCGGTCCTGCCGGTGGCGCAGATCCTGGGCGGCGTCTACCTCATCGCGTTCGGCGTCCACGCCGCGATGCGCGCGTGGCGCCCCGGGACGCTCGACGCCGGCGAGGGCACCGCCCTCACCCCCGGCCGCGCGGTGCTGCTGACCCTCGCGCTCACCTGGCTCAACCCGCACTTCTACCTCGACGCGGTCCTCATGCTCGGCACCGTCGCCAACAGCTTCGGCACCGACCGCTGGTGGTTCCTCGCCGGCACGCTCATCGCGAGCCTGCTGTGGTTCTTCGGCCTCGGCTACGGCGCCCGGCTGCTCCGCGGGCTCTTCGCCCGCCCCACGGCCTGGCGCGTGCTCGACTCCGGGATCGCCGTCGTCATGGGCGCGCTGGGCATCGGGTTGCTGGCGCACTGA
- the hppD gene encoding 4-hydroxyphenylpyruvate dioxygenase translates to MTTDIASTGGALTVDEMKADLSLEQLQQLVGLVEYDADADPFPVTGWDAICFVVGNATQAAHYYASAWGMDLIAYSGPENGNRDHKSFVLKSGSIKFVLSGAVSPDSSLVQHHARHGDGVVDIALEVPDVDQCIAQARRAGATVLSEPQTVTDEHGSVRVAAIATYGETRHTLVQRTVDGVTYAGPYLPGYTAVAPRWHKKDDQPKRLFQALDHIVGNVELGKMDEWVGFYNRVMGFVNMAEFIGDDIATDYSALMSKVVANGNHRVKFPLNEPAVAKKKSQIDEYLEFYRGPGAQHLALATGDIIATVDALRANGVEFLNTPDSYYEDEELRARIGEVRVPIEELQKRGILVDRDEDGYLLQIFTKPLGDRPTVFFELIERHGSLGFGKGNFKALFEAIEREQDRRGNL, encoded by the coding sequence ATGACGACTGACATCGCCTCGACCGGTGGCGCCCTGACCGTGGACGAGATGAAGGCCGACCTCTCCCTCGAGCAGCTCCAGCAGCTCGTCGGGCTGGTCGAGTACGACGCCGACGCCGACCCCTTCCCGGTCACCGGCTGGGACGCGATCTGCTTCGTGGTCGGCAACGCCACGCAGGCCGCCCACTACTACGCCTCGGCGTGGGGCATGGACCTCATCGCCTACTCCGGACCGGAGAACGGCAACCGCGACCACAAGTCGTTCGTGCTCAAGTCCGGCTCGATCAAGTTCGTCCTCAGCGGCGCGGTGTCGCCCGACAGCAGCCTCGTGCAGCACCACGCCCGGCACGGCGACGGCGTCGTCGACATCGCCCTCGAGGTCCCCGACGTCGACCAGTGCATCGCCCAGGCCCGCCGCGCCGGCGCGACCGTGCTGTCCGAGCCGCAGACCGTCACCGACGAGCACGGCTCGGTCCGCGTCGCCGCCATCGCGACCTACGGCGAGACCCGCCACACGCTGGTCCAGCGCACGGTCGACGGCGTGACCTACGCCGGCCCCTACCTCCCCGGCTACACCGCCGTGGCGCCGCGCTGGCACAAGAAGGACGACCAGCCCAAGCGCCTGTTCCAGGCCCTCGACCACATCGTCGGCAACGTCGAGCTCGGCAAGATGGACGAGTGGGTCGGCTTCTACAACCGGGTCATGGGCTTCGTGAACATGGCCGAGTTCATCGGCGACGACATCGCCACCGACTACTCCGCGCTGATGTCGAAGGTCGTGGCCAACGGCAACCACCGCGTGAAGTTCCCGCTCAACGAGCCCGCCGTCGCGAAGAAGAAGTCGCAGATCGACGAGTACCTCGAGTTCTACCGCGGCCCGGGTGCCCAGCACCTCGCCCTCGCGACCGGCGACATCATCGCCACCGTGGACGCGCTGCGCGCCAACGGCGTGGAGTTCCTCAACACCCCCGACTCCTACTACGAGGACGAGGAGCTGCGCGCCCGCATCGGCGAGGTGCGCGTGCCGATCGAGGAGCTGCAGAAGCGCGGGATCCTGGTCGACCGCGACGAGGACGGCTACCTGCTGCAGATCTTCACCAAGCCGCTCGGCGACCGCCCGACGGTGTTCTTCGAGCTCATCGAGCGCCACGGCTCCCTCGGCTTCGGCAAGGGCAACTTCAAGGCGCTCTTCGAGGCCATCGAGCGCGAGCAGGACCGCCGCGGCAACCTGTGA
- a CDS encoding Lrp/AsnC ligand binding domain-containing protein yields MDEIDGKVIEIFATEPRLGVLEASRRLGIARGTVQARLDKLSAAGVITGWGPDLSPEAIGYPVMAFLTLEIRQGAVGRAAGSPPDTGGHDAVARHLAAIPEVLEAYTITGAGDMWARVVARSNADLQRVIDLVLTEPAIDRSTTVIALATQIPYRVLPLATATAAPPTPPPA; encoded by the coding sequence GTGGACGAGATCGACGGCAAGGTGATCGAGATCTTCGCCACCGAGCCACGGCTCGGCGTGCTCGAGGCCAGCCGCCGGCTCGGCATCGCCCGCGGGACGGTCCAGGCCCGGCTCGACAAGCTCTCCGCGGCCGGCGTGATCACCGGCTGGGGACCGGACCTCTCCCCCGAGGCGATCGGCTACCCCGTGATGGCGTTCCTCACCCTCGAGATCCGCCAGGGGGCCGTCGGCCGTGCCGCGGGCAGCCCACCGGACACGGGCGGGCACGACGCCGTCGCCCGGCACCTCGCGGCCATCCCCGAGGTGCTCGAGGCCTACACGATCACCGGCGCCGGCGACATGTGGGCGCGCGTGGTCGCCCGCTCCAACGCCGACCTCCAGCGGGTCATCGACCTCGTGCTCACCGAGCCGGCGATCGACCGCTCGACGACGGTCATCGCCCTGGCGACGCAGATCCCCTACCGGGTGCTGCCCCTCGCGACGGCGACGGCCGCGCCGCCTACTCCCCCGCCCGCATGA
- a CDS encoding PaaI family thioesterase, with protein sequence MTETQFQTESRTFSWVTPGQADLSRLLDLDGLQQLEAMRDGELPHPPIMDTLGFTDLRPEPGRVVVEMPAAEFHYNPLGGVHGGVISTLLDTAAACAVHTTLAVGELYTSVDLTVKFLRPVTVDSGLLTCEGTVIQRGRRTALAQAQLTDGAGRLVAHATSTCLIMRAGE encoded by the coding sequence ATGACGGAGACCCAGTTCCAGACCGAGAGCCGCACCTTCTCCTGGGTCACGCCCGGCCAGGCCGACCTGTCCCGCCTGCTGGACCTCGACGGCCTCCAGCAGCTCGAGGCCATGCGTGACGGCGAGCTGCCGCACCCGCCGATCATGGACACGCTCGGCTTCACCGACCTGCGTCCCGAGCCGGGCCGCGTCGTCGTCGAGATGCCCGCCGCGGAGTTCCACTACAACCCGCTCGGCGGCGTGCACGGCGGCGTCATCTCCACGCTCCTCGACACGGCGGCCGCCTGCGCGGTGCACACCACGCTGGCCGTCGGCGAGCTCTACACCTCCGTCGACCTGACGGTGAAGTTCCTCCGCCCCGTGACCGTCGACTCCGGGCTGCTGACCTGCGAGGGCACCGTCATCCAGCGCGGACGTCGTACGGCGCTGGCGCAGGCACAGCTGACGGACGGCGCGGGGCGGCTCGTCGCCCACGCCACGTCGACCTGCCTCATCATGCGGGCGGGGGAGTAG
- a CDS encoding winged helix-turn-helix transcriptional regulator: protein MPDSPAALAYATDNCTIGRTMSVLGERWTFVVIREVANGIRRFDDMRRHTGMPRQVLTDRLALLVDHDILRRVPYREAGQRERHEYRLTEKGFELFPLMVAVAAWGDRHYADEAGPPVAFEHRGCGAPVEVVVRCAQGHALDEPRDIAARPGPGIKPFEG from the coding sequence ATGCCGGACTCCCCCGCTGCCCTCGCCTACGCGACCGACAACTGCACCATCGGCCGCACCATGTCCGTGCTGGGCGAGCGCTGGACGTTCGTGGTCATCCGCGAGGTCGCCAACGGGATCCGGCGCTTCGACGACATGCGGCGCCACACCGGCATGCCCCGCCAGGTGCTCACGGACCGGTTGGCGCTGCTCGTGGACCACGACATCCTGCGCCGGGTGCCCTACCGGGAGGCCGGCCAGCGCGAGCGCCACGAGTACCGCCTCACCGAGAAGGGCTTCGAGCTCTTCCCGCTGATGGTCGCCGTCGCCGCCTGGGGCGACCGACACTACGCCGACGAGGCCGGTCCGCCGGTGGCGTTCGAGCACCGCGGGTGCGGTGCCCCGGTCGAGGTCGTGGTCCGGTGCGCGCAGGGACACGCGCTCGACGAGCCCCGTGACATCGCCGCCCGCCCGGGCCCCGGGATCAAGCCGTTCGAGGGCTGA
- a CDS encoding IclR family transcriptional regulator, which translates to MPSETSQTLDRGLRALRVLAESPEGLTITELSGRLEVNRTVVYRLVSTLEQHGLVRRDARSRLFVGLGVLHLASGVQPLLRDLAMPVLRRLAESIGSTAHLTVADGEEALALAVVEPTWTDFHVSYRVGARHPLTQGAAGKAISLLDAPAPAYAVTSGELQTGARGLAAPVRGVDGLRASVGVVTLDGAIDEDVVAPLVIAAARDVAERLG; encoded by the coding sequence GTGCCCTCCGAGACCTCGCAGACGCTCGACCGCGGGCTGCGGGCGCTGCGGGTGCTGGCCGAGAGCCCGGAGGGGCTGACGATCACCGAGCTCTCGGGCCGCCTCGAGGTCAACCGCACGGTGGTCTACCGGCTGGTCAGCACCCTCGAGCAGCACGGCCTGGTGCGCCGCGACGCGCGCTCCCGACTCTTCGTCGGCCTCGGCGTCCTCCACCTCGCCAGCGGGGTGCAGCCGCTGCTGCGCGACCTCGCGATGCCCGTCCTGCGTCGGCTCGCGGAGTCCATCGGCTCCACCGCTCACCTCACCGTCGCCGACGGGGAGGAGGCGCTCGCCCTCGCCGTCGTCGAGCCGACGTGGACCGACTTCCACGTGTCCTACCGGGTCGGCGCCCGCCACCCGCTCACCCAGGGCGCGGCCGGCAAGGCCATCTCGCTGCTCGACGCCCCCGCACCGGCGTACGCCGTCACCAGCGGGGAGCTGCAGACCGGGGCTCGCGGGCTGGCCGCCCCGGTGCGTGGCGTCGACGGGCTGCGCGCCAGCGTCGGGGTCGTGACTCTCGACGGGGCCATCGACGAGGACGTCGTCGCACCCCTGGTGATCGCGGCTGCCCGCGACGTCGCCGAACGGCTCGGCTGA
- a CDS encoding DEAD/DEAH box helicase codes for MDAYQSRQPRDFLAVATPGAGKTTFALTVAADLLSRRVIDRITVVAPTEHLKTQWAEAAARAGIPIDPTYSAGKGRTSDDYVGIAVTYAGVAVNPLAMRIRTERFKTLVILDEIHHAGDALSWGEGVREAFDPATRRLALTGTPFRSDINPIPFVSYAPGEDGIPTSAADFTYGYAHALSDHVVRPVLFMAYSGEMQWRTRAGDEVVARLGEPLTKDMHAQALRTALDPRGSWIPAVLEAADKRLSEVRRHVPDAGGLVIAGDQETARAYAALLKKISGETPTVVLSDEKGSSKKIEKFTASEDRWMVAVRMVSEGVDVPRLAVGVWATTVSTPLFFAQAVGRFVRARSRGETASVFLPSVPHLLEFASDMEAQRDHVLGRRVTDEDDIFAAEEGLLAEAQQGESASDELEMSWEALGSTASFDHVLYEGAQFGHSGEVLSGSEEEMDFLGIPGLLEPDQVRELLHSRQSERARKQKSDGGGDRVVDSVEQLSTHQQLGVLRRELNGLVAAWHHRTGQAHGITHSALRKECGGPPAAVANAEQLHERINRIREWAMRQSS; via the coding sequence ATGGACGCCTACCAGTCCCGCCAGCCGCGTGACTTCCTCGCGGTCGCGACACCCGGTGCGGGCAAGACCACCTTCGCGCTCACCGTCGCCGCCGACCTGCTGAGCCGGCGCGTCATCGACCGGATCACGGTCGTCGCGCCGACCGAGCACCTCAAGACCCAGTGGGCCGAGGCCGCAGCCCGGGCGGGCATCCCGATCGACCCCACCTACTCCGCGGGCAAGGGCAGGACGTCTGACGACTACGTCGGCATCGCGGTGACCTACGCCGGGGTGGCGGTCAACCCGCTCGCGATGCGGATCCGCACCGAGCGGTTCAAGACCCTGGTCATCCTCGACGAGATCCACCACGCCGGCGACGCGCTGTCGTGGGGCGAGGGCGTGCGCGAGGCGTTCGACCCGGCCACCCGCCGGCTCGCGCTGACCGGCACGCCGTTCCGCTCCGACATCAACCCCATCCCGTTCGTGAGCTATGCCCCCGGCGAGGACGGCATCCCCACCTCGGCGGCGGACTTCACCTACGGCTACGCCCACGCGCTGTCCGACCACGTCGTGCGCCCGGTCCTGTTCATGGCCTACTCCGGCGAGATGCAGTGGCGCACCCGCGCGGGCGACGAGGTCGTGGCCCGCCTCGGCGAGCCGCTCACCAAGGACATGCACGCCCAGGCGTTGCGGACGGCCCTCGACCCGCGCGGGTCGTGGATCCCGGCGGTGCTCGAGGCCGCCGACAAGCGGCTCTCGGAGGTACGCCGCCACGTCCCCGACGCCGGTGGGCTCGTCATCGCCGGCGACCAGGAGACCGCCCGCGCCTACGCCGCGCTGCTGAAGAAGATCAGCGGCGAGACCCCCACCGTGGTGCTCTCGGACGAGAAGGGCTCGTCGAAGAAGATCGAGAAGTTCACCGCATCCGAGGACCGGTGGATGGTCGCGGTCCGGATGGTCTCCGAGGGCGTCGACGTGCCACGGCTGGCCGTCGGCGTGTGGGCGACCACCGTGTCCACGCCGCTGTTCTTCGCGCAGGCCGTCGGCCGCTTCGTGCGCGCCCGCTCGCGGGGCGAGACCGCGTCGGTCTTCCTGCCGTCGGTCCCGCACCTGCTCGAGTTCGCCTCCGACATGGAGGCGCAGCGCGACCACGTGCTGGGCCGCCGGGTCACCGACGAGGACGACATCTTCGCCGCCGAGGAGGGGCTGCTCGCCGAGGCGCAGCAGGGGGAGTCGGCCTCCGACGAGCTCGAGATGTCCTGGGAGGCGCTCGGCTCCACCGCCTCCTTCGACCACGTGCTCTACGAGGGCGCCCAGTTCGGCCACTCCGGCGAGGTGCTGTCCGGATCGGAGGAGGAGATGGACTTCCTCGGCATCCCCGGGCTCCTCGAGCCCGACCAGGTCCGCGAGCTGCTGCACTCCCGGCAGAGCGAGCGCGCCCGCAAGCAGAAGTCCGACGGCGGGGGCGACCGGGTCGTCGACTCCGTCGAGCAGCTCAGCACCCACCAGCAGCTCGGCGTGCTGCGCCGCGAGCTCAACGGCCTGGTCGCCGCGTGGCACCACCGCACCGGCCAGGCCCACGGCATCACGCACTCCGCGCTCCGCAAGGAGTGCGGCGGCCCGCCGGCGGCCGTCGCCAACGCCGAGCAGCTGCACGAGCGGATCAACCGGATCCGCGAGTGGGCGATGCGCCAGTCGTCCTGA
- a CDS encoding DUF3039 domain-containing protein produces MSTIGFSPGSQTVEERQTVPTDEGDHERFSHYVPKEKLTEAMVMGTPVIALCGKVWVPSRAPEKFPVCPDCKEIWESMKPGDKPGGGSGSDGSGPEA; encoded by the coding sequence ATGAGCACCATCGGATTCTCCCCGGGCAGCCAGACGGTCGAAGAGCGTCAGACCGTCCCGACCGATGAGGGCGACCACGAGCGGTTCTCCCACTACGTCCCCAAGGAGAAGCTCACCGAGGCGATGGTGATGGGCACGCCCGTCATCGCGCTGTGCGGGAAGGTGTGGGTGCCCTCGCGGGCCCCGGAGAAGTTCCCCGTCTGCCCGGACTGCAAGGAGATCTGGGAGTCGATGAAGCCCGGTGACAAGCCCGGCGGCGGCTCCGGTTCGGACGGCTCGGGTCCCGAGGCGTGA
- a CDS encoding YqgE/AlgH family protein has protein sequence MQLASGMLLVATPALQDPNFADTVVLLLDVTDEGALGVVLNRPSQVLVADVLEPWRDVVAEPEVLFRGGPVGTDGALAVAALRDPQAPPVGWRPVAGLLGMVDLDTPTELVDGSLTAMRVFAGYAGWGAGQVEGEVERGDWYVVSAEAGDAFRGDTSALWRDVMRRQPGMLAWHVNRPVDPDMN, from the coding sequence ATGCAGCTGGCATCGGGGATGCTGCTCGTGGCGACGCCGGCACTCCAGGACCCCAACTTCGCGGACACCGTCGTGCTGCTGCTCGACGTCACCGACGAGGGAGCGCTGGGCGTGGTGCTGAACCGCCCCTCGCAGGTCCTCGTCGCCGACGTGCTCGAGCCGTGGCGTGACGTGGTGGCCGAGCCGGAGGTCCTCTTCCGCGGCGGCCCGGTGGGCACGGACGGCGCCCTCGCCGTGGCCGCGCTGCGCGACCCGCAGGCGCCGCCGGTGGGCTGGCGCCCCGTCGCCGGCCTGCTGGGCATGGTCGACCTCGACACCCCGACCGAGCTGGTCGACGGCTCGCTGACCGCCATGCGGGTCTTCGCCGGCTATGCGGGGTGGGGCGCCGGGCAGGTCGAGGGCGAGGTCGAGCGCGGTGACTGGTACGTCGTCAGCGCCGAGGCCGGTGACGCCTTCCGCGGGGACACCTCGGCCCTGTGGCGCGACGTGATGCGCCGGCAGCCGGGCATGCTGGCCTGGCACGTCAACCGGCCCGTCGATCCGGACATGAACTGA
- a CDS encoding TetR/AcrR family transcriptional regulator, with translation MDPRRQRFPAETRSALVDVAVRLFTEGGYAATSLDAIVAGAEVSKGALYHHFSGKQAIFEAALEQVEQRATLGIAAAADGHDDPWEQAHAGLRAFLQAVQEPGYRQIVVSDGPSVLGPERYREQESRSTYAVVHQVVRSLLAATDGGRDAAMVDTFARIFFGAMSAVGGSVAVSEDPTAAAVRAETAVGMVLAGLRQVVEHGDPVLDPTP, from the coding sequence ATGGACCCCCGCCGCCAGCGCTTCCCGGCCGAGACCAGGAGCGCCCTCGTCGACGTGGCGGTGCGGCTGTTCACCGAGGGCGGATACGCCGCCACCTCGCTCGACGCGATCGTGGCGGGGGCGGAGGTGTCGAAGGGCGCGCTCTACCACCACTTCAGCGGCAAGCAGGCGATCTTCGAGGCCGCGCTCGAGCAGGTGGAGCAGCGGGCCACCCTGGGGATCGCCGCGGCTGCCGACGGGCACGACGACCCGTGGGAGCAGGCGCACGCCGGCCTGCGCGCGTTCCTGCAGGCCGTCCAAGAGCCGGGCTACCGCCAGATCGTCGTCTCGGACGGACCCTCGGTGCTCGGGCCCGAGCGGTACCGCGAGCAGGAGTCACGCTCGACGTACGCCGTCGTGCACCAGGTGGTCCGCTCGCTGCTGGCCGCCACGGACGGGGGTCGCGACGCGGCGATGGTCGACACCTTCGCCCGGATCTTCTTCGGTGCGATGTCGGCCGTCGGGGGGTCCGTCGCCGTGAGCGAGGACCCCACGGCGGCCGCCGTGCGGGCCGAGACGGCCGTCGGCATGGTGCTCGCCGGGCTCCGGCAGGTGGTCGAGCACGGTGACCCCGTGCTCGACCCGACGCCGTAG
- a CDS encoding DUF3048 domain-containing protein codes for MRHRLPTAVAAFVAASLLLAGCGGGDDEDTPSGSSSAPAEPTASETTEPPEPTYWPLTGLERTGKAPEHPVIVTKVDNTSSSAPQVGLGAADLVVEELVEGGYTRLAAFYYSQVPASIGPVRSMRASDIGIVPQGATVVTSGAAPVTINRINGAGIPWITEGDAGVYRENTRSAPYNLFARLGEISKRLDAEEEPPPYLPWGTEADLPQGVKARTLTADFGAHSTSWQFQDGGYVNTDSYAAAGDQFPADSVLVLRVKVGDAGYTDPAGYPVPETKFEGKGAALLFHGGRVVRGTWSKDGLHGDIELSTKSGELTVPAGRVWVELVPAVNGDVTFAK; via the coding sequence GTGCGTCACCGTCTTCCCACCGCCGTCGCCGCGTTCGTCGCGGCCTCGCTCCTCCTCGCCGGCTGCGGCGGAGGGGACGACGAAGACACCCCGAGCGGCAGCAGCTCCGCCCCGGCCGAGCCGACCGCCTCCGAGACCACCGAGCCGCCCGAGCCGACCTACTGGCCGCTCACCGGCCTCGAGCGCACCGGCAAGGCCCCCGAGCACCCGGTCATCGTCACCAAGGTGGACAACACCTCGTCGAGCGCCCCGCAGGTCGGCCTGGGCGCGGCGGACCTCGTCGTCGAGGAGCTCGTGGAGGGCGGCTACACCCGCCTGGCGGCGTTCTACTACTCCCAGGTCCCGGCCAGCATCGGTCCCGTGCGGTCCATGCGGGCCAGCGACATCGGCATCGTCCCGCAGGGCGCCACCGTGGTCACCAGCGGTGCCGCCCCCGTGACGATCAACCGGATCAACGGCGCCGGGATCCCGTGGATCACCGAGGGCGACGCGGGCGTCTACCGCGAGAACACCCGCTCGGCGCCCTACAACCTGTTCGCCCGGCTCGGCGAGATCTCCAAGCGGCTCGACGCCGAGGAGGAGCCGCCCCCCTACCTGCCGTGGGGCACCGAGGCCGACCTGCCGCAGGGCGTCAAGGCGCGCACCCTCACCGCCGACTTCGGGGCGCACTCGACGTCGTGGCAGTTCCAGGACGGAGGCTACGTCAACACCGACTCGTACGCCGCGGCCGGTGACCAGTTCCCCGCCGACTCCGTGCTCGTGCTGCGGGTCAAGGTGGGCGACGCGGGCTACACCGACCCGGCCGGCTACCCGGTCCCCGAGACGAAGTTCGAGGGCAAGGGTGCCGCGCTGCTCTTCCACGGCGGTCGCGTCGTGCGCGGCACGTGGAGCAAGGACGGCCTGCACGGCGACATCGAGCTGTCGACCAAGTCCGGCGAGCTGACCGTGCCCGCGGGCCGGGTGTGGGTCGAGCTGGTGCCGGCCGTCAACGGCGACGTCACCTTCGCCAAGTAG
- a CDS encoding C40 family peptidase — translation MPATSRTARACALALAGLGLTASTLTTSPAAASDGGAGTADRTTQQTATTATRTAQRSPAARVAGRVLAARNTALRQRGNPYAYGAAGPDRFDCSGLVYYSFRRAGFPVPRTSSAQAGFTRRVAKKDMRAGDLMFFTGSGGVYHAAIFLRWTRGHALMVHSPGSGQRVRVAVPWTSQWFGGTLRR, via the coding sequence ATGCCTGCGACCTCTCGCACGGCGCGAGCCTGCGCGCTCGCCCTCGCCGGACTGGGCCTCACCGCATCGACGCTGACGACCAGCCCGGCCGCCGCCTCCGACGGTGGGGCCGGCACCGCCGACCGCACCACCCAGCAGACCGCCACCACCGCGACCAGGACCGCCCAGCGGTCCCCGGCGGCTCGCGTGGCCGGGCGGGTGCTCGCCGCGCGCAACACCGCACTGCGGCAGCGCGGCAACCCGTACGCGTACGGAGCCGCGGGTCCCGACCGCTTCGACTGCTCCGGCCTCGTCTACTACAGCTTCCGCCGCGCCGGGTTCCCGGTGCCGCGCACGTCGTCGGCCCAGGCCGGCTTCACGCGCCGGGTGGCGAAGAAGGACATGCGTGCCGGCGACCTGATGTTCTTCACGGGCAGTGGCGGGGTCTACCACGCGGCGATCTTCCTGCGCTGGACCCGCGGGCACGCGCTGATGGTGCACTCACCGGGCTCTGGCCAGCGGGTCCGCGTGGCCGTGCCGTGGACCTCGCAGTGGTTCGGCGGGACCCTCCGCCGGTGA